The sequence AATGAGTAGATGAGGTTGTCTGGAACTCCATAGGAGTTGCCAGAAGAGTAAACACCCATTGAAGTGTACTCACCCtgaaagaaagcagagaaacTGCAGTTCTGGAACATAATGTTTCTGTCAGAATGTGAAATAATAAGACTTGATTTAACCTTCTTCTGCCACAAACAACATCAAAAGTACAGACATGGACCGAAACTTGACTGTATGAAACCTTGAGGGTACataaaatgtgtgcattttttgtcaaattaataaaaccataaatatcTATGGGTTGTGAAATTGTGCATGAACATGATTTTAACTTCCACATATAGTCAGACAAAGACGTAAGCTTACCCTTAATCATCCTCAGGTGCACTGACCTGACAGATACAGGTAGCCACTATATCTGTGGCAACATGCAGACATTCCCACATCATCACTGCAATAGAAATGAATATGGGGTTTACCACAGGGGTGCCTGACCAGATGTCTCTCATGTGGTCACAGATGGCCTTGGCTGCAGACATGGCGCTGGACAGCTTCCTGGCCTTGATGACTGCAGCTCCTCGCTGCTGCACTGTCTGCAACACAGGATGTGGACCATTAAAGGAAAATCCAGTGGCAGTCAATGGCAATGTGAGCAGAACTAAGCATACGGATgaaagggtcagttcaccccTGACTTGCTATAACTGTCATGCCATTGACTTAGCTAGTATCTGTTTTGCCAAAAATTACCTTGTCATTTTTATAGTTCTATAACCTGAGTTCCTTAACACAGTAACAATTATCTGATTCAGTTTCTTACATTGTTAAAATTATCTCCAGCATTAGATTATTTTAGAGAATCCATCCATGAAATGCTAAAATATTTCACCATATGTTTGCTTATCCTATACTTTAACAAACATAGAAAGTATCATTTTTGAAAATTGTAAATTTTTGAATGGCACAGAAGTTGTGCAGATATGTAAATTATACAATATATCTCATAGACCAATAGATCATAACAAGTTATTGTCAACTCACAGAAATGAAATCTCCTTTCAACCACGTATCATCCTTGACAGCATCGAAGCAAGGGAGATCACTACCAGACATGTTGACCAAGCAATGGTGAACATCTGGATACTGGGTAGACGAGTGGTTTCCCCAGATGATCACATTCTTCACATGGGTGGCAGGAACACCACAGCGCATCGCCACCTACAGGATAGAAAACAAAAGTACAGAATGAAATTTCAGGTTTCACTCACAGCTCAGACAAAGAACTGACTATGGCAGCTAAATTTCCATGATTCACATTTGTAAAAGAAATTGTGAAAAcaactgtaaatacacacaggaGTCTATAGCAGTGCACCTGAGATCGAGCCCTGTTGTGGTCCAGACGAGTGAGACAGGAAAAGTTCTCTTTGGGGATAGAGGGAGCAGATTTGGCTGCAATCAGACAGTTAGTGTTGGCAGGGTTTCCCACAACCagcacctgaaaacacacacacaactttagTGACTCATCTCATTCAAATCAAGTAAGCacttttgtaaatgattatTAATGGCTCACTAACAGTCCTATATGCTTCCTCAGGACagatttggatttttaaaagcATACGCTGCTGTAGACTTTACATGTTGGTCTTACCAGAATGGAAAACACTCAGCTGCAAAACCAAACTATGCCTAATGTCACATtggaacaaaaatatgtttaagcGCTAGAAATGAAACTCATACtacaacaaatatttaacaatgCGGAAAATATCTAtgtaaaaacaatgcaatgcaGAAGCATAGGCAGAAGCAGCAACAGTTTCACTCTACAGGCTTCAGCACAAGACAAAAAGGAAGGTGCGAAGGTCAGTAAATTTACATGTCATTGCGATTGCGTGAGAGTTAATTCTGTTCTCTTCCATTACCTTGACAGTCTTCTTGGCATACTTCTCCAGAGCGGCACCCTGGCTCTTGAAGATTGCCACATTGGCTTTGAGCAGGTCCTTCCTCTCCATACCCTCCTTCCTGGGCATGGAGCCCACCAATATGGCTGCATCAAGGTCCTTGAAGGCTACCTCCTCCTTGTCAGTGGGGACAATCTCTGTGGAAGGAGTGAATGAATTACTTAGTGGTACTGGCTGAATATGTTTATATCCTGACTATAGTTCCTTGACATTTCTACCTAAACACTGTGCTTGGTGACCATTTCAATTTCTTAGCTGTGATTTTACTAAACTGACAGTTCTGTACAATCTCCAAGTGGCCAAATTTATTTTTGAGCAGAATCCCTTTTGACTGGAATCAATTAGGTAGTGTGCTGACATTCATCAGTATGGAAtgtaaagaaaagttttcatGTTTAAATCATACATGCATACAATTTTGAACAATATTTTGGATCTATCCCAAGTGGGACCATTTTCATACTGTAGGACTGGCCCCATCTCAGTACATGAAGTGTTGTCTTTGCAGCACAGTCATTTAATACAGGGGCCTCCAGGCCCTCCccaaacaaagcaaagaacAACCccatttcaaaagaaaaaatccaGGTCACAATGGAGATGGCAGACAATGGCACCTCACAGCTGAAGTCATGACAACAGCTATAATGATAGCGCCAGAAAAACCTGATGGAAACCATCAGGTCATATATATTAAGTGTCTCAGAAAAAAAGTCCTAACTGTCCTAAAATTCTAAAAATGACGCATATTTAAAGCACTTGATCAAATTTCTGGACCAGTGAAAATTCATTCCACCTCTATCAGATTCAGAAAAGCTGTAAAACTCTGATTGTAGATATCTATCCAAAACCTCGTCATTTACTTGTCACTGACTGTTATTATGCATGTataatatttgatgttttggCCAAATGACGAAGGTGTTCAAGTTTTTCAGTGGACTGATAGTAGTTGTCTCACCTGTCACATTTCATTTGACTGTTGTCCAAATTTAGGTCAAGAAAGTTAAAATCTGCACAGAAAACAGGTTTCTGTGCAGAAGATACTGACATGATGATGGCACATGCTTAGGAACTAGCTGGTGGTGGGAATCATAGGATAACATAATTTTTACTATTAGtcatattaattaaaatgttatattatttttaatgcagttaCACTTATGCTATTATTAAATGGAAACAAAGCTAGAAACTTATCTGCCTCAtagcaaataaaatattcaatctATAATAATTGTGTTTAATTCCAAACAGctttgatgaaaacaaaaacttgtaaAGCTAAATCCACAATTCacaagtttaaaataaaaccgATATTTTTGCTAGTGCATCAATAATGCATGAGAGAATATCTCttgttattttattgtctcAGTTATTTTTCCCACTGCTGTGTGGTTACCTCTCAGAAGTGGGAGGGCACAGTCCTGCAGCTCCATGACAACTCCTTCAAGGACTGGCAGCATGGGTGTAATATCCAAAAGGAGCAAGATGATTGGCTATTAGAAagagcagcaaacaaacaaggtGGATGGGATGATTGAACAtgtgatgaataaaaacatgccaACCTGAATTATTTTAGTGAATTGGATTCAAATGATAATTTCCATGTACAATGACATGTCAGTGTGGGGCGTAGTTGTTGCTGGAACACTGGAGTGTGATGACCTAAGTCAAGTTGCTCATTGACTATGGTGTGAGCCAAATGGATCAGGTGGTTTAAGACGCTTGGCACAAGATCAATTTCATCATCTTCAAGGACAATCCTGACTTGTCCCAGGATGCATGGATGAGCAATCTGACCAGTTCCCACATAAACATCTGTTCAACGTGAGCCCTCCCCAGTCCTGACCTGGAAAACTGGGCCATGCACAGATGTTTTTACTGGGGGCTTTCAGTATCCTCTGTATGTTTTGTGACACTGTCCTTACATTGTCTAATGAGATAAAGGAATTGAGGGAGTTGCGTGAGCCCTTCCTTACCTGATCTTTGCCAAAGACATCTCCCTTGGCAATGCTGAACAACAGGGAATAAGCAATCTGCCCAGCAGCGCCGGTAACCAGAACTCTAATAGGTTCAGACTGCAAGACACAAGGAAAAAACACTGTTAGCATTTAATACTGTTAGCATTTATTTCACTGACAGGAAAGCTATGAGAGTGACAGTTTAATTGTCCAGTGCACGTGGGCTGGGTGTCTATTCTTGTCTACAGGATTTACTACGGCAGGGGGGGCACTTCAAAAATAGACTGTGCATCCCATACAGGGGTATTACATAACGAAACCAGGACACACTTGGGTTATTAAGTTCGCCATCTTCACCATTCACTCACAACATTCATTCAATCTAGATAACTAGCAAACTGCAACAGCTTTATAAGACAATACACAAGGGCTGGAtgaatttttaaagaaagagaTAAATGCCCTGGGATGGTAATGTCATGCAGTGAGACTATGCTACAACCATAGCTCATGTTGACGAACTTCAAATAACTAAATTGCTTATTAGGTTAGCTGGCTTAGATGCGGGCTTTTCTGCGCCAATGcattattggaaaaaaaaacagaataactgATAAATGACGTAGCCCTACATAACATTTCTTACCATTCTCCCTCTCGACAGTTTGCACTGCTCTCTCCAACTTTGGTTCAACCCTGCGCTCGCTCCTATTTAAGTCCTGGGTTGATCACGACACTTGTAACTGTTTGGCGGCAGACGTAGGATCCAGGTActtgtagtttaaaaaaaaaaaaaacagtttctgtgGTGGTTCATAAAAAACAAGTTGAACAGGCTATATACTTACAAAAGACTCTATCGTAAATATTGCCATTACCTAGGCTGGAGTCACGCTTCTACAAAATAGCGATATAATGGGCTAGTTAGTGGGCATAGAGGGATGCTAGTGAGCTAGCCAGTTAGCCTAGCGTTTTAAGTGCCGCTTCTAGCTAGTTGCTTAGCGACGCGTTACTTGTACGCAGCTAGCATCGAGAGCACAGCCGGTTCCTTTAGCTTAGCTTCACGCCGAAAGCTAGACGACCGACATGAGTATCTAATTTGATGGACCGAACAGCGACATTGGTATCACGATACTCATATGAAAGGAAATGAGTTAAACGGAACCGTTCTCAGTGAAAAGTTGGTTGTTTGGGTAATGCTAACAACCCCGACGGAACAGCGTCGGACGGCGTCCACATGTCGCCTTACTCAAAACAATATAAATGTTTAGAGTAAAAAGCATGTGTTCggttaaaaaagtgaaaacaaaaacaaaactttgacAGTGAACCCAGTGGGGGAGAGCACGAAAACTTTACAGCTTTCATCCACTACACAATCAAGGTAAGTTGATGACAGAAACCTGTTTCATCTGTCTACATGTGAGAAAGTTTGAGGTTTAGTAGTCAAACCAAAATCAGCTTAACAGTTGTTTGATTTCATATAAATGCATCTTGTATGGACTCTTTGAACAAAATATGGACTTTTATCATGTACATATTCCGTTTGAAAGCGTTTAGAGGACCCCCTGTTGAGGCTCAGTGCTTGGTGAATGTGGTCATCTATATTTCATGGCCTCATTACATGACTTggaagaaaaagcaaaggagaTGATGTTACACCTGGCTGGCATCAGACAGTGGCCGGCAACAATATGCCAAATAATAGAGTTGTGTTTGCTAAATAAGGATTTCCTAACATCAATCAAACCAAAGCCACTAATTTAAATAAACTATGGTGCGAATCCTTTGCACTGTGtagcatttcatttatttttgcaggAAAAGTAAGTTTAAAAGCTGTTTGAATCAACAGTCGTTCATTTCAGTTAGCTACAGAGTTTTTGAAGCCTGGCAAGATAAGCTGAAGTGGGTTTTCACTTTAAAGTGCTAAATAGATAACACTATTGTGAAAGACAGCAGTAAAGTAGTCAGGTTAAGGTCCACAATTTCCAGTCAGTCTCCCCCATGTAACATTATCATGTGACATTCTCATGTCATAATAGTATATTACTTACTTGTTCAACCATCCTTCTTGTCTGTCTTTAAAACTAATGACACAAATTGAACCCAAGCTACCACAAATTCGCCATCCAAAGTCCCAAAATCAGCCTTGCTTTTTGTGTCTCCATCTGCCGGTGACAGGCTGACATGGGCCCTCCCCTTCTCaaaatgttctgtgtgtgaTAGACTAATTCAGAGCTGTTTTAAGCAGCTGCCAAACCCTGGTGGTGTTCCTCTCAGCTTTGGTTACATTTTTACCCCTGTGGGTGGCATGTGCTTGTGGCTGTTATCAGTGCTCACACTGCAGAAGCAGGTCATCACAACTGTATTTGTACCCTCACACTTTAG is a genomic window of Mastacembelus armatus chromosome 15, fMasArm1.2, whole genome shotgun sequence containing:
- the mdh1ab gene encoding malate dehydrogenase 1Ab, NAD (soluble); this encodes MSEPIRVLVTGAAGQIAYSLLFSIAKGDVFGKDQPIILLLLDITPMLPVLEGVVMELQDCALPLLREIVPTDKEEVAFKDLDAAILVGSMPRKEGMERKDLLKANVAIFKSQGAALEKYAKKTVKVLVVGNPANTNCLIAAKSAPSIPKENFSCLTRLDHNRARSQVAMRCGVPATHVKNVIIWGNHSSTQYPDVHHCLVNMSGSDLPCFDAVKDDTWLKGDFISTVQQRGAAVIKARKLSSAMSAAKAICDHMRDIWSGTPVGEYTSMGVYSSGNSYGVPDNLIYSFPVQIKDKTWKIVEGLAINDFSRSKMDATAAELIEERDTAVAFLEV